A region of the Plasmodium vinckei vinckei genome assembly, chromosome: PVVCY_11 genome:
taaaatcaAATATGTGTTCATACTACGATGAAtccacatatatatacccaAATGTGTCTTTTgatattttgttaaattttGAATCACTAGATGacaatgaaataaattttttaaaactgcATAACACAACTAATGGGGGCTACCCCTATACCCTATCTTTTATGCCTATACAAAATACTGATAGTAAGAGGCGTAATAATTTTAGTAACCGTAATCAggtttttcattttccgTTTACTCACAAACttcttaaatattttaatgacAATATTGCTCttaaaatagaaaaaggaaaaaggAATGATTATAATCGTTTATATCATGCCCtgtgtaataatttttttaaaatgttaaaaCAGTTGCTAATATATTACTTTAAGAatggaaaaagaaatatgtacaaaaaaaaaaataagcaaataatgataaataaaatattcctACTGCTAAATTATGTAATGGATATATGTTACCTAATGGCGTACgaagaaaacaaaatgtTTGTATCAAAAGAAAAAGGGTTTGTTGTTAGTAATTCGCATGTTCCAAACACCACAAACGgacagaaaaaaaaaattatttttagcaTCTATCCAAATCATGTGTTATTTAATTTggtttgttttatatgggaagaaataaaagataaaaaaaatcctttaataaataaatacttgaagtatttaaaaaaggaattatttttttccattcaATGCAAAAATTAGTGAAAGGGTATATTTCTATATCcacataattatatacatgtataAAATGGTGATGCATAtagttttttcttttttcatacGCTTGAGCGCACTGcgcaaataatttttttttgttttgttgttctttttttatgagaaaaaaattagatatattttaagttttcattgcatttttaattgtttcacttattaatttttaagtaAAAGAAGTTTTATTAGGGGAAGATCGAGCTGCTcctaacatatttttattttgcgatttatatgcattgttatattagcattattgttttttattgtgatattattttttttaacaaaaattaaagctatacaaaaaatagtaacaaaactataaaaattgtagtATGAATGATAACGAatattatagaaaaatatataacttgTAGTACCttaagttaaaaaaaaaataatgtaattaTATGATTGAATCTAAGCATacgtttatatatatacacacgggtatatatatgcaggTTATAGtacatttaataaaatgaaaggAACTGATTTTGATGCCAGTATATATCCAGAAAAGGTAGACTCTGGCAACATTAataagataaaatattctgatatgaatgaaatattttctattgatttaaaaagtatattgaaaaatgtatcaaatgaaaatgaattaaattgTGCTAtagaaattataaatgataagATAACCACATTGAACGATTTTATAAGAAAAGTTACAAAGAAAAggtatgaatatttttacaaatatattgataAGTTGTGCATTTCGGTAAATGTGCATAATAAGAATAAGGAAAAGAATGCAACCTATGATTGTAAAACTAtagatatagaaaaaatcataaatgtatataataataactatGAAGAATTGAAGGGAATAAAGGCAAACGTCTTTTCTTTAATTGATAAACAAGCATGTTTAATCGAGAttgaaaaaacaataaaattatacgAGATTTTGGATAAggaaattgaaaaaatatgcaacgAAATAAGTGAAAATCCATGCTTTAAAGAcctaaattttaataatatcgAGCATAAACTTGATGAAATGGAaaaacttaaaaataaccaaaataaaaatgataatttcGAAGAAGAaacaattattaataataatagtataaatatagacgATACAAATAGTATTGATTTTTATGTGttagtaaaatatttaaaaagatTAAGCGACTTGGTCGACTTTATTAATTATCATAATATCGAGAATGTGCTTATagttaaattaaaaattaaaaaattaaaatattatcaagaTTGCATAgtatctatatttattaattactTGTCagcaaatttttataaagatAAGAATTGCGAAAATAATGTTAGGCATTGCTTATATTCTTTtagttatttaaatattggAAAGGagtgttttaaaaatattataaataataaaataaataagtgcactcatacatatatatcaaatataaaagaatttAAGCAAGATGTGAAAGAAagcttttttttaatcataCAAAactgtaaaaatattatggatcaaatttgttatattaataatgttatgaaaaatgagggttatataaatgatgaGACACCCCAAAAAAGAGAATTTGTAGAACAATATAGCAAATTGGTCGATACAACTCCTAATGGGCTTGATCAGAATTTTAgtataaacaattttttgaaagaagaaaaggaaaaaaatatgatcgAACTTATAGATATTTATACTGAAATTTATTTaccatatataaatttattaatagataataaattgaatgaatatataaaaaaagaagatatgttacacattttaaatttatgtgaagaatttttaaatgttataaaaaaaaaaaaatattttaaaatccAAGAAAAAGATTTACTCCTTatcttatttaaaaaagaatatgaagaaataacttttaattcaattaataaattagtaAATTTAGtagatattttatttcaaaatacaaatatgaGAAGCAGTATAgattatgaaaatgattataattTCCCAACCATCtttgatattaaaaattatgttgaTGTATTTTGTACAGAATTATATACCcacatttttttcccaTTCATTTTTCGAAAAATTATAGTCTCTTGTAATAATTCATTACTACTACTAAGtaacaatttaaataatttaaggctaaatttaaatttacgTATTGATATTGACACGCGAAATAAGCATATTGTTtttgattatatatataaacattttaagTATAATTTAGagctatttttaattagtAGAcaacttttaaaatatttaatacttAATTTgtgtaaattaaaaaataaagtaacaaaaataaaaacattaatGCAAAAAAAGGATTATGATAATTTACACACAgagaaattgaaaaatgaCGAACCATTAATTAATCTATCATTTAATGAATCTtataatgaattttttaattttcaaGATTATCTTAATAACAATTTGTTATGTGATAATTGGTTATTTAAATATCATGAGGAATACATACCTGAAGGTAACACAAATTTAGATACagtaaaaaacaaaaaggaGGATCAAGAGTGCAGTAATATACCgaatgaatataatgatCCATTATtccaaaatgaaaaaaagattTTCAATGATTTGTTTAAGATAAGTTTAACTTCggatataaaatatagctcattaaatatgaacgaatcatataatatttatggggatgatgaaaattatgaaattaGTTcgttttttgtaaaaatgggagggaaaaaaaaaataaataaaaatgaaaaaaaaaatatttttgatttaattGAATTAGAAAAAGGAATATGCGAACTAAACAATGCAGTAAATTTATGTCTACatgaattttttgaaatttttgaaaaaaaaacaatatggtttttaaaaaataatatagacaaattaaatacagatgatacacattttttatttgatcaACTTTGtatatcattttataataacattATACAGCATATACCATTATATGAATgcttaaaaattataaataatttaattactAGATTGATGATTTATTTAGTTGCAATATCGAGTTACTATTTAATTGAGCAAATggatgtatatatatttaagtaTTATAAATCTAcccaaaaaatttataataatataataacctCGTATTTCAATTTTGATTACAAAATATGTGATTTGTTTAAAAGAAGTATAGATGTAAGAAATGGAAAGGAACCTTATGAATCGGTTCCTTCTTTCTTCGTTCCCATAacctttataattttacacGAGGGAAAAAATATCGTCAACTATCTTAGTAAGTTCACTAATTTTGTTGAAAGcgaataatttaatttttgattacgtatgcatatatgtgtgtatatCATTTTGCGTAGTTTCCTATAGGTTCATAATCGTATGTGCAAATTAAAGCACGTTTATGTTCTTTctctttttaatataatagtCAATTAATTCACTAAGccaatttatatatgtattcatttttttctctcaGATATATCCGaagataaatttattaatttaatagtagatcatttaaaaaatccaATACGTGAAATGGGGAAAAAAGGCATGAATGAGCAAAGCTTAAATTTTATGCTTAATAAGTTTGCTAAAAGTTTggataattaaaaaatatttttccaaatgaatatcattaaattttaatgtgaaaaataatatacatatagtAATAGTCCCTAATATATAGGATATATAAACACATTGTTTTATGTATACACTATATTTAGCATCCCTAAATTACACtgatatgcatatttatgaatGAATAAGtagttataaatattagCTTCAAAgaaattgttttaaaattttcagaAAAAATTTAACACACTTTTATATCTTTCCAAAATGTATAAGCAGATATGTATGCAGATACATATGCAAATCCtgatttttcataattaatacaaatatgagaaaaataattttttttgttcttcattttcaaaattggttggaaaaaaattctGATCATTTAAAACGatgatattattaaaatgttcGCTACAAGAAGGAgtttcaatatatttaaaaaatgaatgaatGGGAATAATTGGGATTTCcatcattttatttgatttatcTGTAAGAAGTTTGAACGTATTTAAGTGTATTGTTAACTCTTttgaataattaaaaaaaataccataaatatttatattctgatttattttttttgcttcaTCTATGTAAATTgctctattttttttagataaatttatattgtcTATTATAGCACTTTTTCCTTGAGTAATACATTCatttaacatatttatacatttcttttttgtttttaattcttcCTCACTTATTCTAACATAATTagggaaataaaatttgcaTAGAAATGTTTTACCACACCCTGGCGGGccaattaaaattattaatttttgatcattattattttgttctaaTTGTTCtgatgttttattttcatttatacaAAGGTGAAGAATTTGCttcatttttgttaaattCTCATGCTCATCTTGTtcatttgaatttttatttaaattcattggaataaaagaaaatttttcTGGTacgttattttttatatttagaaAAAGTTCTTCTGGGGTATAAAATTTAGCATGTATATTAAGTGCAAATTTATAATCTGTGTCTGTATAatctttttttagttttttttcaatatcttttatattaatatttacattatttttggaATAAACGGTTTTTAAATGGTTAATAAAttctattttaaaatttgtattataaaCCCTATTTGCATTATCTCCTACATAAATAACTTCTTCAATGtttaatgaattattttttatggcAAAATCATACATACCTGTCCTTGgctttctatatttatcattttttaatgctaAATAACACTCTAAAGGTATACCAATTTTGTCTATAACACTATCCACcctatttataatatttgataAAGTAATTTTACCTGTGCTTACTCCTTTCTGATTAGAAAAAATCatgattttataattttctgatgcctttttttttaaaaaatcgaTTATTAAAtctgaataaaaaatatagtcaTTCTCATTTTGTGCAGGTTTAAAAAAGGATCGTGAAAGAATTAGGGTATTATCTAAATCGAacgaaaatatttttgtgtattttttttcctcttCTTCTTTAACAACACGATATATCAAACTGTCTTCTATCTGTGTAGAGAAAGTCGAAAAAAgtgataaaatatgaaaatgaaaatgaattcgtaattacaaaaatatatggtaAATTCATAAGACATTTTATAACTAATATAATATGgtcttttcattttcactCATTCTATGCAATAATGATGTTTTacgatttttttaaaataaaattttttactatgTTCCAATTATCATTGGGGGGATCAAAGTTAGAGATGTATTTCGTCATGGCTGTATGAATTAACGTATATTGGGAACAATATCATTTACTTATTTTGCTATCccaattattatatattttattgttactattattagtacaattttttcctttaatGGGAAAAATTAACTACATAATTGTAGCGTGATtcaggaaaaaaaaaatattgtttagCCAAATTCAAAAAGCCGTTTCTAAAAATATCCTTAAAAGCTAAATTTATAAGacgatttatatttttctgtAAAAGtgttaaattattttaaaatggatataaattctttaatttatttagagaaaaaaaaattaatgtatatatatgtgaaatatgtattatatctATTTACACTGTTTAGCTACttatttgttaatatactaaaaaaaatatataggaTGTATTTTCAATATGTGCACATACATTTACCTCTTAATAGAAGttgtaaatttataagATGCGTGTAAATGCtaaatatatggatatatttaaaaaaaaaataaaattttagatatatattttttccacaatctattttatttctcgCCAGCTTTATgtttctataaaaaattacatctctcataatgaaaaacggttaaaataaattttcagTTTGTATAATTTCTGATTCTCTACATATTAgcaagtaataaaaaatgttgaaaaaTATGCTTGGAAAACACAGATTGTTTAGCTTTCAGAAATACTTTATGAGctcatatttaaattataacaaatacacaataaaaaggaaaacaTATGTAGCTGCTgtggaaaataaatatacctatatagttttattaaacaatataattCATGTAGGAG
Encoded here:
- a CDS encoding bifunctional polynucleotide phosphatase/kinase, putative, whose translation is MTKYISNFDPPNDNWNIIEDSLIYRVVKEEEEKKYTKIFSFDLDNTLILSRSFFKPAQNENDYIFYSDLIIDFLKKKASENYKIMIFSNQKGVSTGKITLSNIINRVDSVIDKIGIPLECYLALKNDKYRKPRTGMYDFAIKNNSLNIEEVIYVGDNANRVYNTNFKIEFINHLKTVYSKNNVNINIKDIEKKLKKDYTDTDYKFALNIHAKFYTPEELFLNIKNNVPEKFSFIPMNLNKNSNEQDEHENLTKMKQILHLCINENKTSEQLEQNNNDQKLIILIGPPGCGKTFLCKFYFPNYVRISEEELKTKKKCINMLNECITQGKSAIIDNINLSKKNRAIYIDEAKKINQNINIYGIFFNYSKELTIHLNTFKLLTDKSNKMMEIPIIPIHSFFKYIETPSCSEHFNNIIVLNDQNFFPTNFENEEQKKLFFSYLY